CGTGATGGCAAGCGCCTCGTCTGGACCGGACTCGGGCTGGTCATCGCGGCGCTGATCGGACTCGCCCTCTTCCGGTACGTCGGGACGTTCCTCTTTGCGATCTTCGTCTACTACGCGACGCGGCCACTCTACCGCTGGCTCGACCGCTACATCGACCATCCGAACGTGACGACAACGATCACGATCCTGTTCGTCATCATCCCACTGGTGGCCATCATCGGCTATGCAGGTATCGTCGCGCTCAGAGAACTCGATCAGTTTCTCGCCGCGAGCAACCTCGAGGCGTATCGGGCGCCCTTCCAGCCATACCTTCGATTGGCACACCACGGAAACATCGAGCAGCTGATCAGATCGTTCAGGTCCGGCGCCGGTAGCTCGGTTACGGGGGTACTCCGCCAGGGCCTCCCGAGTGCCGTCCAGCAGTTGGCGTCGATCGCCGGCTTCGTCTTCTCAGTCCTCGCCCGGCTCTTCCTCATGCTCACGATCCTCTTTTATCTCCTGCGAGACGATCACCGGTTACGGCAGTGGTTCTACGATAGCATCGACCACGAGCAGCGGATCGTCGACTACGCAAACGATGTCGATGACGACCTCGAGACGGTCTTCGTCGGTAACC
The sequence above is a segment of the Natrinema sp. HArc-T2 genome. Coding sequences within it:
- a CDS encoding AI-2E family transporter, which codes for MGVFRGRDGKRLVWTGLGLVIAALIGLALFRYVGTFLFAIFVYYATRPLYRWLDRYIDHPNVTTTITILFVIIPLVAIIGYAGIVALRELDQFLAASNLEAYRAPFQPYLRLAHHGNIEQLIRSFRSGAGSSVTGVLRQGLPSAVQQLASIAGFVFSVLARLFLMLTILFYLLRDDHRLRQWFYDSIDHEQRIVDYANDVDDDLETVFVGNLAVILVAAIVAVATYYGLNFLASGGPVVGTPVLLSLLIGIGTLIPAVGMKIVYVPYGLLLLGLAVTTPTPLWHPIAFLVLTFVVVDTVPDFFARSFLSARSGIHMGLVLLGYFLGTLAFGWYGLFLGPIVVVLATHFADKIFPDLVDDLLAN